GGTTACCTTGGCGCGGCCGTCCACGCGCGACACGTGCATGCCGCTGCGCACGCGGCCTGTGCCTTCCGGCGCGCTCGGGGCGCGCAGGTCCGGAATCAGATCCGTCATTCTCTCTCTCCCCTGGCATATTCGGTGCCGCGCATGGCGGTGCTCAAGGCCTGCACGATGGCGTTCTTCGCCAGCGGCAGCTTGAAGTCGTTCTGTCCGTAGCCGCGCGCGCCCTGCAGGATGCGCTCGGCGGCCAGTGCGAACGCGGCTTCGCCGGCCGGCTTGCCTTCCAGCTCGCGCTCGGCTTCCTCGACGCGCCAGGGTCGATGGGCGACGCCGCCCAGGGCGATGCGGGCCGCGCGAATGGTGCCGCGGTCCAGGTCCAGCGCGGCCGCCACCGACACCAGCGCGAACGCGTACGACAGGCGTTCGCGCACCTTGATGTAGGCGCTGTGAGCGGCGAAGCGGGTGGCGTCGGGCAGGGCGATATGGACGATCAGCTCGCCCGGCTGCAGCGTGCTGTCGAGGTCCGGACGGTCGCCGGGCAGGCGGTGGAAGTCGGCGAAGGGAATCTCGCGCCCGCCCGCGGCGGAGCGCACGTGCACCACGGCGTCGAGCGCGCGCAGGGCCACGCACATATCGGACGGATGCGTCGCGATGCACTGCTCGCTGGTGCCGAGGATGGCCAGCTGGCGGTTGATGCCGTGCTTGGCCGGGCAGCCGGTGCCGGGCTCCCGCTTGTTGCAGGGCACGCCGACATCGTAGAAGTAGACGCAGCGGGTGCGCTGCAGCAGGTTGCCGCCGTTGGTCGCCATGTTCCGCAGCTGCGGCGAAGCGCCGGCCAGGATCGCGCTCGACAGCAGCGGATAGCGGTCGCGGACCAGCGGGTGGTAGGCGGTATCGGCATTGCGGGCGAGGGCGCCCAGGCGCAGGCCGCCGTCGGCTTCCTCGATGCGGTCCAGGCCGGCCGGGGCGATGGCGTTGATGTCGACCAGCTGATCTGGCGTCATGACGCCTTCTTTGATTAAATCGAGCAGGTTGGTGCCGCCGGCGATCGGCCTTGCGCCTGCGGAGGCGAGGGCGGCCAGCACGCCGCCGATGTCCTTCGGCTGGGTGAACGAGAACGGGTTCATGCGAGCACCGGGCCGGTCGTGAAGGGCTGTCCGCCGTCGAGGGCGGAGGCGTCCAGTTCCAGCACCTGCGCCACCGCGCGCACGATCTGCGGATAGGCGCCGCAGCGGCAGACGTTGCCGCTCATGAGTTCGCGCACGTCGGCGATGGTCCTGGCCTGGCCTTCGGCGATCAGGCCGGCGGCCGAGCAGATCTGGCCCGGCGTGCAGTAGCCGCACTGGAAGGCGTCGCAGTCGATGAAGGCCTGCTGCAGCGGATGCAGGGCGTCGCCCCGGGCCAGGCCCTCGACGGTGGTGACCTCATGGCCATCCTGCATGACCGCCAGGGTCAGGCAGGAATTGACGCGCCGGCCGTCGAGCAGGACGGTGCAGGCGCCGCACTGGCCATGGTCGCAGCCTTTCTTGGTGCCGGTCAGCCCGGCGCGCTCGCGCAGGAGGTCGAGCAGGGTAACCCAGGATTCGACGTCGAATTCCCGCTCCTGCCCGTTGATGCGCAGGCGGATCGGATGCTGCTGGTGAGGGGCCATGGCCGTCCTTTCGTCGGTGAAGCGTCCACCTTACGAGGTCGGCCTTTCCTGCTCGGTTAGATGACACACATACGGCGGGCGCGGCGCAAGAAAGCGCCGATACCGAGCATGCCCAGGCCCAGCAGGGCGAGCGAGCCCGGTTCCGGCACCTTGGCCGAGACGTCGACGTTATCCAGTACACCATCCAGGGAAACCGTCTGGTTGCCGGAAAAATCGTGGAACTCCAGCATCGCCTTGTCGCCGTCTGCAATGAAGCTGAAGCTGTAGCGCGCCAGCTCCGGACCGAAGCGGGCAACGGCGGTCGTGTCCAGCAGGCTGTCGCCATAGGCGCCGACCACGCCGACACGCAGTTGCTGCGTGCATGCGGCGTCGCAGTCGGTCAGGCCGTAGTCGAAGCTGACCGTGTAGGCCTGGCCGGCCTGGGTAGCGATCCGCTGCGAGAGCAGGCCGTCGCCGGCCGTGTCGCCCGCATTGAAGGCGACCATGCCGGCGCCGTTGCTGGCGGTGCTGCCCGCGCCGAAGTAGGAAGGACCGGTCATCGAAAAGACCTCGACATTCCCCGCGACGTTCCAGCCGCTGGCGCCGGACTCGAAACCGCCGTTCTCGACGATATTGGCCCTGGCCGAGCTAGCGCACAGCAGCACCAGCGCGGCAATCGACAGTTGACGTTTCATGTTTTCTCCTAGTTATAGTTATTAAACGTGAAGCAACTATCGTTCCAGATAAAAAATCTTTCGATAAAACAAATATTTACTTTAGGAATCAGATTAATTATTTGCCTGAGTGTAAAGTTTTTCGACAGGCGGCCATGGCGAGCTATTTCTGTTGCGCAAACCCCACTCAGCCAGTCTGAAGCCCAGCGTCGTGGACGAGCCATCCGATGCACGCATCGTCGAGCGTTGCGCTCCTCCTACACCTCTGAAAACTTCACATAAGGAAATCAAATTTGTTGAATTCTCACAAATATTTTCGTTATACAATCCATCACTTGTGTTGAAACTGGATTAATGGTTTCCACATAGAAATGTTACCGGAGATGCTGCACAGCCCGTTTGAATCGACTAGAATCTTTTGTCCCCGGGCAAGCCCGTCGCCCAGCCTTAATCCCCGACCGCCGGCCTCGATCCTGCCGGTTCTTTTCTTCGCCGCGTCGCGGCAAGGATGTTTCATGCTCAGTCAACAAGAACTCGCAGAACAGGAGCGCGTGAAGGCCTTGCGTGCCGTGGCCGTGCTCGACACGCCGCAGGAAGACCGCTTCGACCGCTTCACGCGTCTCGCCGCCACCGCGTTCCAGGCGCCGATCGCGCTGGTGTCCCTGGTCGACGCGGACCGCCAATGGTTCAAGTCGCGCGTCGGCCTCGACGCCCTCGAGACCCCGCGCTCCATGTCCTTCTGCAGTCATGCGGTCGCGCTCGACGACCTGCTGGTGGTGCCCGACACCCATCTCGACGAACGCTTCGTCGACAACCCGCTGGTGGTCGGTTCGCCCGGCATCCGCTTCTACGCCGGCCAGCCGGTGCACAGCGTGGAAGGCCAGCCGCTCGGCACCCTGTGCGTCATCGACCGCCAGCCGCGCCAGTTCGGCGATGCCGAGAAACGCATGCTGCGCGACCTGGCCCAGATGGTGCAGGACGAAATGAATCGCGGCGTCTTGGTGGCGGCGCGCGACGCCGCCCAGATGGCGCTGCGCGAGCTGAACGTCCAGCTCGAGCGCCGGGTCGAGGACCGCACCCGCGAACTGCATGCCAAGAACCGCCTGCTCGAACAGGAAGCGCAGCAGCGCATGCTGGCCCAGCAGGCCCTGATGCAGAAGCAGGAGCTGCTCGATGCGGTGCTGGAATCGGTGGATGTCGGCGTGGTCGCCTGCGGCGCCGACGGCGCGCTGACCCTGTTCAACCGCGCCGCGCGTGACCTGCACGGCATGGACATCGCTCATCTGAAGGCGGTGGAATGGGCGCAGCACTACCGCCTGTTCGAGGAAGACGGCGCCACGCCGCTGGAGGAGGCCCGCATCCCGCTGGCGCGCGCCCTGCGCGGCGAGAACGTCAAGGATGTGCCGATGGTGGTCGTGCGCGACGACCGGCGGGAAGATGGGCAGCGCGACCAGCGCGCGCACCGGGTGCTGGCCAGCGGCCGCGCGCTGAAGGGCCCGAACGGCGAGCCGCTGGGCGCGGTGGTGGCGATGAAGGATGTCAGCGAGCTGGCCGAGTCGCGCGCCCGCGTCATCGAGAGCGAGGAGCGCCTGCGCACCATCGCCGACAACGTGCCGGCCCTGATCGCCTACATCGACACCGGCCTGCGCTACGGCTTCGCCAACCAGCGCTACCAGGAATGGTTCGGCGTGAAGAGCGCCGACATGCTCGGCAAGACCGTTGCCGAAGCGATGGGCGAAGCCTTCTTCGCGCCGCGCCGCGCGGCCCTGGAGCGCTGCCTGGACGGCCACGGTTCGGCGCTGGAGATCGAGGAAGAGCGCCGCGGACGCCGCCGCGTGATCAGCACCACCTACCTGCCGCACGTGCGCGACGGCCAGGTGCATGGCATCTATGTGCTGTCGACCGACGCCACCTCGGCCCGCGAATACGAGCGCCAACTGCACGCGCTGGCGCACGCGGACCACCTGACCGGCCTGCCGAACCGCCGCAGCTACGAGGAGCGCCTGGCGCAGGCGATCGCGCGCTCGCGCCGCAGCGCGATGGCGATGGCGCTGGTCTATCTCGACGTCGACCACTTCAAGCAGATCAACGACGGCCTCGGCCACGCCAGCGGCGACGCCGTGCTGCGCGAATTCGCCAAGCGGCTCTCGAGCACCGTGCGCACGACCGACACCGTGGCGCGCCTGGCCGGCGACGAGTTCGTGATCGTGCTCGAGCAGGTCGGCTCGGCGCGCGAGTGCAGCCGCATCGCCGACAAGCTGCTGGAAGCGCTGCGTGCCGACTTCCTGGTCGACGGCCAGCCGCGCCGCGTCACGGCCAGCATCGGCATCGCCTGGTCGGCCCGTCCGGAGCAGGCCGCGCTGGCGCACACGGCCGACGAAGCCCTGTACCAGTCCAAGCGGGAAGGGCGCGACACCGCCACGGTACTGCTGGCCGGCGGGCATTGAACCGCCAATCGATGCCGCCGGGTTCCGCGCCCCGCCTGAAGCACCTGAACCGCGTCCGCCGTCCGCTGGTCGGCCGCTCGATCGCCCTGCTGGCCGCGTTCTGCGTGCTGCTGGTCGGCATCCACGGCTGGAGCCTGTGGACGGCGCGCCAGGGCCAGCTGGCCGAGACCGCGGCCAGCACAGCGAACATGGCGCGCGCGCTGGCGGCCCAGGCCGAGACCTCGTTCAAGGTGGCCGATGCGATCCTGGCCGAGACCGTGGAGCGCGTCGAGCACGACGGCGCGGCCGGCGCGGCGGGCGAGCGCCTGCACCGGCGCTTCGTGCACATCGCCGCCCATTCCGCCGAAGTGCACGGCCTGTTCGTGTACGGCCCGGACGGCAGCTGGGAAGTCACCGCGCTGCCGCATCCGGTCCAGGCGAACAATGCCGACCGCGATTACTTTCGCTACCACCAGTCCCACCTCGATCGCCGCACCCACGTCGGCAAGCCGGTGCGCAGCCGGTCCAGCGGCGCGCTGGTGATCCCGGTGTCGCGCCGCATCGACCGTCCGGACGGCAGTTTCGGCGGGGTCGCGCTGGTGACCCTGGACCTCGGCTTCTTCGGCCGTTTCTATGACAGCTTCGACGTCGGCCGCGAGGGCAGCATCGCACTGGCCCTCGACGACGGCACGCTGCTCTACCGGCGCCCGTACCGGGAAGGCCTGATCGGCACCGACATCAGCAAGGGGCCGGTGTTCCAGATGCTGCGCAATACCGGACCGGTCGGCACCGCGCTGCTGAAGTCGGGCATCGACGGCATCGAGCGCCTGTTCAGCTACCACCACCTGGACGGCTATCCGCTGCTGGTCCTCAGCGCCCAGTCGAAGGACGAGATCCTCGACGACTGGTGGGTGGCGGCGATCAAGATGAGCTGCGTGGTGGCGTTCGCGATCGCCGTGCTGGCCTGGGGCGGCGCGCGCATGGTCCGCCAGATCCGCAGCCGCGAACAGCTCGAGGACGAACTGCGCGAGGCCGGCGCCGCGCTGGAGCGCCACAACGAGACCCTGAAGGTGCAGGCCGAAAGCGACGGCCTGACCGGGCTGGCCAACCGCCGCATGTTCGAAGAGACGCTCGGGCGCGAGCTGGCGCGGGCGCGCCGCACCGGCGCCTCGTTCGCGCTGATCCTGGCCGACGTCGACTGTTTCAAGAAGTACAACGACCGCTACGGCCACGTGGCGGGCGACGACTGCCTGCGCAAGGTGGCGGTGGCGATCGCGGCCGGGGTGCGCCGCCCCGGCGACCTGGCGGTGCGCTACGGCGGCGAGGAATTCGCCGTGATCCTGCCGGAGACCGACCTCGAAGGCGCCCTGACGGTGGCCGAGACGATCCGCGCCGCGGTGGCCGCGCTGGCGATCGAACATGCCGACGGCCCGACCGGCAAGGTCAGCCTGAGCCTGGGCGTGGCGGCCGGCCCGGCCGGCGCCGAAACCGACGGCGCCTGGGTCGAGGCCGCGGACCGCCAGCTGTACCAAGCCAAGGCGGGCGGCCGCAACCGGGTGGCCGCGGGTGACGCATCGCTTGCACTTGCATAGCGCGCGATCTACCATTTCTTCCATGAATCCGAACCCACCTCCCTTGCTGGACGACCAGCTCTGCTTCGCCCTCTATTCGACCGGGCTGGCGATGAACAAGGTCTACCGCAAGCTGCTGCGCAAGCTGGACCTGACCTATCCCCAATACCTGGTCATGCTGGTGCTGTGGGAGCGCGACGGCGTGACGGTGTCCGACATCGGCGCCCGGCTGTTCCTCGACTCGGCCACATTGACGCCACTGCTCAAGCGCCTGGAAGCGGGCGGCCTGGTGGCGCGCGCGCGCTCGAACGCCGACGAGCGCCAGGTCGTGGTCAGCCTGACGGACGCCGGCCGCGCGCTGGCGCAGCAGGCGTCCGCGATCCAGGAACAGCTGCTGTGCGCGGCAGCCTGCGCGCCGGGCGATCTGCTGGCGCTCAAGGGGCAGCTCGAGCGGCTGCGCGGCAAGCTGGCCGATAGTGCGGAATAAAGGCGCGCGGCATAAAAAAGGCGGACCCGAAGGTCCGCCAAGAGGGTTACAACAGAGAGAGACTGCTTTCGTTCAGAAGCGGTAGTTGAGCGACGCTTCCCAGGTGCGGCCGAAGATCGGGCGGGCATTGATCGGGCCGCTGCTGGCGCCGACCAGGCGCGAATTGCCCTCGGTGAGGCCGAGCTCGTTGTTGACGTTGCTGCCGCTCAGGCGCAGTTCCAGCTTGTCGGACAGTTCGGCCAGGATGCCGAGGTCGAGCGTGTCATAGGACGGCAGGTACTGGGTGTTCTGCTGGTCGGCCCAGCGGCTGCCGATGTGCGAGTAAGTGCCGTACAGCTTGAACGCCATGTCGCCCACCGGGATCCGGTAGCTCGGCGAGAAGCGGTACTGGAACTTCGGCTGGCGCTGCACGGCGTTGCCGTTGATCGCCGGGTTGTCCTTGTAGGTCGAATCCTGCCAGTCGCCGGTCAGCTGCAGCTGCAGGCCCGTGATCGGACGCACCGCCAGTTCGAATTCCACACCCTTGCCCTTCGAGCCGCTGACCGAGTACAGCACGTCGGTGGTGGTGATCTGCTGGAAGGAGATGCCGGTGAAGTCGGTGAAGAAGGCGTTCACGTAGGCGCTGTACAGCGGGGTTGCGGTCTTGAAGCCGACTTCGTACTGGGTCACCTTCGGGTTCGGCACGCGGTTGCGGTCATTGACCACCTCCTGGCTGCCGGCATTGCGCAGGTCGTCGAAGTAGACGAAGGTGTGGCCCTGGTTGGCGCGCACGAACACGCTGGCATCGGCGGTCAGCTTGTACAGGCCGCCGACCGTGAACGAGTTCGCCGAATCCGAACGCGACAGGCCGGTATAGCTGCCGTTCGGCTGCGAGGTGCCGTTGTTGTAGACGGTCAGCGGGTTGTTGTCGGTGTCGGCGGAAGTCAGGTTCGAGATCGAGCCCGAGATGCGCTGGCGCTCGTGGCGCATGCCGGCATCGACCTTGATGCGGTCGCTGATGCGCCATTCGTCGGCGATGAAGCCGGCGGTGTTGTCGCCGTTGTACGAAGCGATCGGCGCGTAGAACACATTGCCGTCGGTGCCGTTGTTGGACACGACCACGCCGTTGTTCAGCTTCGCGTTGATCAGGCGGGCGTTCGGGGTCGCCGTCATCAGGTGGCTGTTGCCGAGGTACCAGACGTCGTGCGAGGAATAGTTGGCGAAGTAGGCGCCGACGGTCAAGGTGTTGTTGTAGCCGATATCCTTGCTGACCCGGAATTCGTCGGTGAAGGAGCGCAGCTTCTTCTCGACCGCCCACAGGCCGGCCTGCACCACCTGCTGGTTCGGCGCGACCGCGGCGCCGCCGCTCGTATAGGTGAGCGCGCCGCCGGTGGCGCTGACGCCGCCGGCCGCCGCCAGCGTGGCCGCATTGCCGTTGTTGGCCGCGATCGCCTGCGCCAGGTAATCGGCCGCCGTCAGCGGGTTGTTACCGGTGAACATGGCGATCGTGTCGAGGTTGCCGCTGAAGTAGTTCAGCTTGTTCGACACATCCCAGCCGTTCAGCTTCTGCTGGAAGTCCGCGCCGATCAGGTTCGAATTCAGGCCGCGGCCGTTGCCCAAGTCGTAGTTCAGGGTCTTGCCCGGACCGGCTTCGACCGTGAAGTTGCGCATCTCGTTGCTCATCAGGGTGCCGGTGAGCGGGTTGAAGCCGGGGAAGGACGAGATCGTGTGGCCGTTGTTCGAGGAGATCAGCGGCACGCCGGTGTAGAAGGCGTTCTTGTCGGAAGTCGAGCGCGCGTACAGGGTCAGCTCGCCCTGGTCCAGCTTGCGGGTCAGGGAGGCCGACAGCTGGCCGCCATCGTCGGCCGGGAAGCCGGCGTCGCGCACGCCGTTGGTGGTGCGGTAGAAGCCGCCGATCATGCCATACCAGCCCTCGGCGATCTTGCCGCTGTAGACGCCGTCGACGCGGCGCAGGTTGCCGGTGCCGGTGGTGAAGCGCAGGTTGCCTTCAGGCGTGTCGCCGCCTTTCTTCATGATGAAGTTCATGGTCGCGCCAGGCTGGCCGACCGAATAGATGGTGCTCGGGCCGCCGCGCAGCACTTCGACGCGCTCGATGGTGTCGTCCAGGCGGAAGGCCGACGAGCCCTCGAAGAAGGACAGCACCGGCACCGGATAGATCGGGTTGCCGTTCATCTGCACCGAGACGAAGGGCGAGTCGCTGCCCGAGGGGAAGCCGCGCACTTCGATATTCGCGCCCGACTGGCCGCCGGTGGCTTCGGCGTACACGCCCGGCACGATCTTCAGCACGTCGGCGGTGCTGGTCGGCGCCGCGGCCTTCAGCTGCTCTTCGGTGGCGGTGGTGATCGAAAAGCTGGTGTCGATCTTGCGTGTGCCGGAGGCCGAGGCGGTGCCGGTCACGACCACCTGCTGCATCTCGTTCTGCGCATTGGCCTGCGGGGGCAGGGGAGAGGATTCCTGGGCCATGGCCTGGGACTGGGCGACCAGGGCGAGCACGGCAAGGGCCACGGCCGACAGCTGCGGGGCCGGGAAAGGAAGGTGATTTTTCATGTGTAGGCTCTCGTTTTAGGATGGGGAATCCGGCTACTTACGGGGCGTCTCCTCCCCGCTGCGCTGTCGAATCTTGTGCGCCTGCCAAACCCCTCATGGCTGCGTTGCACCGTCTCGCCGTACCGGCGTACTGTCTTCGACGGTGCGCCTTGCCCTGAGGGCTTTGCCAGGCGCTTTACTCTTCGACAAGCAAAGTCGTGCTATTGAAACAAGGAATGTTATCGATGTCAACGTAATTGTTATCGATGTCATTTTTTGTCGACAAAGCAAAGAAATCTGTCATAATGCCGTGCCGGCTCAGGCACTCTTGGATTACATAGAATTTGATGACGCAAGCGAAAAAAACGGTGGCTGCGAAGCCGCGTCCTGCACGCGATACCACGGTGACGATGGAGGATGTGGCGCGCGTGGCCGGCGTGTCCACCATCACGGTGTCGCGCGCGCTGCGCGACAGCCCGCTGGTGACCGAGCAGACCCGCGAAAAGATCCGCAAGATCGCCGCCGAGCAGGGCTACCGTTTCAACATCAGCGCCCGCAACCTGCGCATGCGCCGCTCGTACTCGGTGGCGGTGGTGGTCGAGATGACCCCGGTGAAGGGACGGCCGATGTCGGACCCGTATCCGCTCGAGCTCCTGGGCGGCATCACCCAGGAACTGACGACCGCCGGCTACAGCGTGGTGCTGACCTCGCGCCAGCTGCTCGACACCGCGCCGGTGCAGGGCGCCGACGGCCTGATCCTGCTGGGCCAGGGCTCGCACGGCGAGGCGGTGCGTGCGCTGCAGCAGAGCAGCATGCCGCTGGTCGTATGGGGCGCGCCGGAAGCCGGCTCCAGCTACGTGGTCGTCGGCAGCGACAACCGCAAGGGCGGGGCCAGCGTCGCCGAACGCTTCCTCGAGCAGGGCCGCCGCAAGCTGGTCTTCGTCGGCGACGTCGACCACGCCGAGGTGCAGGAACGCTGCGCCGGCTTCGTCGATACGCTGTCCGGCCGCGCCACGGTGCACATCCTGCGGCCCAAGGCTTTTACTTTCGAGGCCGGCTTCGACTGCGTGAATGCGCTGTTGAAGAAGAAGGCCGGCCACAGCTGCGACGGCCTGTTCGCCGCCAGCGACCTGCTGGCCATGGGCGCGATCCGCGCCCTGACCGAAGCCGGGCTGCGCGTGCCGGACGATATTTCGGTCGTCGGCTACGACGACACGCCGGGCGCGGCCAGCTTCGTGCCGCCGCTGACCAGCGTGCACCAATACCTGCGCGACGGCGGCGTGCTGCTCGCCCGGAAGATGCTGGCCATGATCGAAGGCCGCCCCGCGCAATCCGAAATGCTGCCCACGACCCTGATCGTGCGTCAGACCTGAACTGAGCTGAACCGAGCTGACCTGAACCCTTCACTGAGCGAACCAGCATGCCTATGAATGATATCGATAACATCGCGCTCCTGCCGGGCATCGCCGCCGAGCCCTGGTGCATCCGCGAACGCGCCGTCGAGCCGGGCGCCCGTTTCCTGCGCGAGACCCTGTTCACGCTGGGGAACGGCTACATCGGGATGCGCGGGACGCCCGAGGAAGGCAATCCGGCGCCCAAGGGCCAGACCCTGGAAGGCACCTACCTGAACGGCTTCTACGAGTCCGAGCCGATCGTCTATCCGGAAAACGCCTACGGCCTGGCGCGCACCAACGAATTCATGCTGAACGTGCCGAACGCCAAGCGCGTCGGCATCGCCATCGACGGCGAGACCTTCGGCCTGGAGCAGGGCAAGGTGCTGGACTACGAGCGCGTACTCGACTTCCGCACCGGCCTGCTCAGCCGCACGGTCGATTGGGAGACCGATGGCGGCAAGCGGGTCCGCATCGCCAGCCGGCGCCTGGTCTGCCTCGAGCGCAAGCATGTCGCCGCGATCGAGGTCGCCGTCACGCCGCTGAACTTCTCGGGCCGCCTGCGCCTGGTCGCCGAGATCGACAGCGAGGTCACGAACCTGCAGGCCGGCGACGACCCGCGGGTCGGCTCGGCGATCACCGGCCCCAGCCTGCTGCCGGTCGAGCGGCAGCGCACGCCCCAGGGCATGCTGGTGCTGCAGCGCACCCGCCACAGCGGTTTCCTGCTGGCGACGGCCACCGAGGCGCGCCTGGACCGCGCCGGCGCGACGGTGGAAGACACCGACAACGGCCACGCCTTCGAACTCGATGCGGTCCAGGGCGGCACCGTGGTCCTGCACAAGTTCATTGCCTACGCCACCTCGCGCGACATGGCGGACGGGCAGGTCGCGGCGCACGCGCGCGCCGAGCTGGAAAGCGCCGCCCGGGCCGGCTTCGAGGCCCTCGCTGCCGAGCAGGCGGCCTGGCTGGCCGACTTCTGGGACCAGGCCGATGTCGGCATCGACGGCGACGACGCCCTGCAGCAGGGCGTGCGCTTCAACCAGTTCCACCTGCTGCAGTCGGTGGGCCGCGATGGCCGCACGAATATCGCCGCCAAGGGCGTGACGGGCGAGGGCTACGAAGGCCACTACTTCTGGGACACCGAGATCTACGTGTTCCCCTTCCTGCTGTTCTCGAAGCCCGAGATTGCGCGCGCCCTGCTGCAGTACCGCTATGCGACCCTGCCCAAGGCGCGCGAGCGGGCGCGCCAGATGGCGATCGGGAAGGGGGCGCTCTACCCGTGGCGCACCATCGCCGGCGAGGAGTGCTCGGCCTATTACCCGGCCGGCACCGCGCAGTACCACATCAACGCGGACGTCGCCTATTCGATCCGCCTCTACCTGCTGGCGACCGGCGACTTCGACTTCATGGCGCAGTACGGCGCCGAGATCGTGCTGGAGACGGCGCGTATCTGGACCGACATCGGCAACTACGATCGCCAGGGCCGCTTCTGCATCAATGCGGTGACCGGGCCGGACGAGTACACGGCCGTCGTCAACAACAACTACTACACCAACGCGATGGCGCGCATGCACATGAGCTTCGCGGCGGACGTGGCCGGGCGCCTGCGCGCCGAGCGCCCGGACGACTATGCGCGCGTGGCCGCCGCCGTCGAGCTGGACGAGGGCGAGATCGCGGCCTGGCGCGCGGCGTCCGCCGCCATGCGCCTGCCCTACGACGCGGAACTCGGCATCCACGAGCAGGACGACAGCTTCCTGTCGAAGCAGCCCTGGGATTTCGCCAACACACCGCAGGAAAACTATCCGCTGCTGCTGCATTACCACCCGCTGGTGATCTACCGCCGCCAGGTCTGCAAGCAGGCCGACGTGGTGCTGGCCCTGCTGCTGCTGTCGAACGAATTCTCGCTGGACGACAAGCGCCGCGACTTCGATTACTACGAGCGCGTGACGACCCACGATTCGTCGCTGTCGTCCTGCATCTTCAGCATCGTGGCGAGCGAAGTCGGCTACCACGACAAGGCCTACGCCTATTTCATGGAGACTGCGCGCCTCGACCTCGACAACACCCACGGCAATACGGAATACGGCGTGCACACCGCGGCGATGGCCGGCACCTGGCTGGGCGTTGCCTACGGCTTCGCCGGCATGCGCATCGACGACGCCGGGCTGCGCTTCGCCCCGGTGCTGCCGGAAAAATGGCAGGGCTACCGCTTCAAGGTGCACGTGCATGGCGCCCTGCTGGGCGTCGAGGTGGATGCCGGCGGCGCCGCCGTCTATCGCCTGCTGCAGGGTACGGAGCTGAGCCTGTCCCATCGCGGCCGCAAGCTCACGCTCAGCGCGCAGCAATCCGAGATCCGCATGGAGGAAAACACATGAGCAGCAGATTCAAGGCCGTCGTCTTCGACCTCGACGGCGTCATCACCGACACCGCACGTTTCCACTACCTGGCCTGGAAGCGCCTGGCCGACGGCATCGGCGCGCCCTTCGACGAAGCCTTCAACGAAGAACTGAAGGGCGTCGACCGCATGGGATCGCTGGAGCTGATCCTGGCGCGCGCGCCGCGCAGCTACACGGCGCAGGAGAAGCTGCGGCTGGCCGACGCCAAGAATGCGCATTACCAGGAACTGGTGGCGACCATGACCCCGGACGACCTGCTGCCGGGCGCCCTGCGCGCGCTGGAACAGGTGCGCGCGGCCGGCCTGAAGATCGGCCTGGCCTCGGTCAGCAAGAACGCCTTCACGGTGCTCGACCGCCTCGGCATCCGCGACCGCTTCGACGACGTGGTCGACGC
This window of the Massilia sp. WG5 genome carries:
- the pgmB gene encoding beta-phosphoglucomutase: MSSRFKAVVFDLDGVITDTARFHYLAWKRLADGIGAPFDEAFNEELKGVDRMGSLELILARAPRSYTAQEKLRLADAKNAHYQELVATMTPDDLLPGALRALEQVRAAGLKIGLASVSKNAFTVLDRLGIRDRFDDVVDAATIANSKPHPEIFLTAASHLGIAPADCLGVEDAAAGVASIKDAGMRAVGVGDPQILARADYIIPSMREFRLGDY
- a CDS encoding LacI family DNA-binding transcriptional regulator; this encodes MAAKPRPARDTTVTMEDVARVAGVSTITVSRALRDSPLVTEQTREKIRKIAAEQGYRFNISARNLRMRRSYSVAVVVEMTPVKGRPMSDPYPLELLGGITQELTTAGYSVVLTSRQLLDTAPVQGADGLILLGQGSHGEAVRALQQSSMPLVVWGAPEAGSSYVVVGSDNRKGGASVAERFLEQGRRKLVFVGDVDHAEVQERCAGFVDTLSGRATVHILRPKAFTFEAGFDCVNALLKKKAGHSCDGLFAASDLLAMGAIRALTEAGLRVPDDISVVGYDDTPGAASFVPPLTSVHQYLRDGGVLLARKMLAMIEGRPAQSEMLPTTLIVRQT
- a CDS encoding TonB-dependent siderophore receptor, which translates into the protein MKNHLPFPAPQLSAVALAVLALVAQSQAMAQESSPLPPQANAQNEMQQVVVTGTASASGTRKIDTSFSITTATEEQLKAAAPTSTADVLKIVPGVYAEATGGQSGANIEVRGFPSGSDSPFVSVQMNGNPIYPVPVLSFFEGSSAFRLDDTIERVEVLRGGPSTIYSVGQPGATMNFIMKKGGDTPEGNLRFTTGTGNLRRVDGVYSGKIAEGWYGMIGGFYRTTNGVRDAGFPADDGGQLSASLTRKLDQGELTLYARSTSDKNAFYTGVPLISSNNGHTISSFPGFNPLTGTLMSNEMRNFTVEAGPGKTLNYDLGNGRGLNSNLIGADFQQKLNGWDVSNKLNYFSGNLDTIAMFTGNNPLTAADYLAQAIAANNGNAATLAAAGGVSATGGALTYTSGGAAVAPNQQVVQAGLWAVEKKLRSFTDEFRVSKDIGYNNTLTVGAYFANYSSHDVWYLGNSHLMTATPNARLINAKLNNGVVVSNNGTDGNVFYAPIASYNGDNTAGFIADEWRISDRIKVDAGMRHERQRISGSISNLTSADTDNNPLTVYNNGTSQPNGSYTGLSRSDSANSFTVGGLYKLTADASVFVRANQGHTFVYFDDLRNAGSQEVVNDRNRVPNPKVTQYEVGFKTATPLYSAYVNAFFTDFTGISFQQITTTDVLYSVSGSKGKGVEFELAVRPITGLQLQLTGDWQDSTYKDNPAINGNAVQRQPKFQYRFSPSYRIPVGDMAFKLYGTYSHIGSRWADQQNTQYLPSYDTLDLGILAELSDKLELRLSGSNVNNELGLTEGNSRLVGASSGPINARPIFGRTWEASLNYRF
- a CDS encoding glycoside hydrolase family 65 protein, whose protein sequence is MNDIDNIALLPGIAAEPWCIRERAVEPGARFLRETLFTLGNGYIGMRGTPEEGNPAPKGQTLEGTYLNGFYESEPIVYPENAYGLARTNEFMLNVPNAKRVGIAIDGETFGLEQGKVLDYERVLDFRTGLLSRTVDWETDGGKRVRIASRRLVCLERKHVAAIEVAVTPLNFSGRLRLVAEIDSEVTNLQAGDDPRVGSAITGPSLLPVERQRTPQGMLVLQRTRHSGFLLATATEARLDRAGATVEDTDNGHAFELDAVQGGTVVLHKFIAYATSRDMADGQVAAHARAELESAARAGFEALAAEQAAWLADFWDQADVGIDGDDALQQGVRFNQFHLLQSVGRDGRTNIAAKGVTGEGYEGHYFWDTEIYVFPFLLFSKPEIARALLQYRYATLPKARERARQMAIGKGALYPWRTIAGEECSAYYPAGTAQYHINADVAYSIRLYLLATGDFDFMAQYGAEIVLETARIWTDIGNYDRQGRFCINAVTGPDEYTAVVNNNYYTNAMARMHMSFAADVAGRLRAERPDDYARVAAAVELDEGEIAAWRAASAAMRLPYDAELGIHEQDDSFLSKQPWDFANTPQENYPLLLHYHPLVIYRRQVCKQADVVLALLLLSNEFSLDDKRRDFDYYERVTTHDSSLSSCIFSIVASEVGYHDKAYAYFMETARLDLDNTHGNTEYGVHTAAMAGTWLGVAYGFAGMRIDDAGLRFAPVLPEKWQGYRFKVHVHGALLGVEVDAGGAAVYRLLQGTELSLSHRGRKLTLSAQQSEIRMEENT